Proteins from one Leptonema illini DSM 21528 genomic window:
- a CDS encoding response regulator, giving the protein MEKGFIICIDDERAVLETLREQLLRFFGASHDVELATSGEEGLALIKDIMSQGGSVEVVITDQVMPGLKGDELLEEVHRMLPETIKILLTGQAGLKDAIDAINRGGLNLYVEKPWNMEEIHVDIERLILRYRDNVENHRLLRRLEARVRELEEQVQEIESQN; this is encoded by the coding sequence ATGGAAAAAGGATTCATCATCTGCATCGACGACGAGCGAGCCGTTCTCGAAACGCTGCGGGAGCAGCTGCTTCGCTTCTTTGGCGCCTCACATGACGTGGAGCTGGCTACAAGCGGAGAAGAGGGCCTTGCTCTGATCAAAGATATAATGTCTCAGGGCGGATCGGTCGAAGTAGTTATTACGGACCAGGTCATGCCCGGCCTGAAAGGTGATGAACTGCTCGAAGAAGTGCATCGTATGCTTCCCGAGACGATCAAGATCCTTCTAACAGGGCAGGCCGGTCTGAAAGACGCGATCGACGCCATCAATCGCGGCGGCCTGAACCTGTATGTGGAAAAACCCTGGAATATGGAAGAGATTCATGTCGATATTGAGAGGCTCATCCTCCGATATCGCGACAACGTCGAGAACCACCGGCTGCTGCGCCGGCTTGAGGCCCGCGTTCGCGAGCTTGAAGAGCAGGTTCAGGAGATCGAATCGCAGAATTGA
- a CDS encoding DUF1566 domain-containing protein, translating into MNANSSAGNNGGGGGGDGGGSTGTAPVMLDANPDAADGVVFVNVHFSGLYFDFDTNLRATDTPTVKVAFWNGSVWEEPSNLNITTSISGSRLTVQTGLVFFPENTRVRVTVVGSTLHSADGLAGTQDFTTEFLTNKIGPRVITTGSGRFQSATLSGNDVVIDNATTIRWTKCALGTAADCSGTPQLYSQGQAMGACAALNTMNSGAGYAGRTNWRLPSIEELESLPDFERTQPLLPSANFPNLTSGQYWSMSAVGPTSTLAWSMNLYTGEQNQTGRATALPVRCLSDEAGFGPYNSGSITSGGGYRLDEDGLSISYYRLDLFPTYYFLTCALGFSSVYSGSYLCETPQTIAGVHSERVAACAAVSGRRAPAIDELLLILRRELPATGYRAADFYGAGGDTIVWSSTTAAGSKAYAVDFQTGAIKLLPQAESHAIRCLRTAAPF; encoded by the coding sequence TTGAATGCTAATTCTTCAGCAGGCAATAACGGTGGAGGCGGAGGCGGAGACGGCGGCGGATCGACCGGCACGGCACCCGTCATGCTGGACGCCAATCCTGATGCAGCCGATGGTGTCGTCTTCGTCAATGTGCACTTCTCAGGGCTTTATTTTGACTTTGATACGAACTTGCGAGCGACAGATACGCCAACCGTCAAGGTGGCCTTCTGGAACGGCAGCGTATGGGAAGAGCCTTCGAATCTGAATATTACGACATCCATATCGGGCTCACGGCTAACCGTTCAAACCGGTCTGGTCTTTTTTCCAGAGAACACCCGCGTTCGTGTCACCGTCGTCGGTTCCACGCTGCACAGCGCCGACGGTCTTGCCGGCACACAGGACTTCACGACAGAATTCCTCACAAACAAGATCGGGCCCCGCGTGATAACGACAGGATCGGGCAGATTTCAGTCAGCGACTTTAAGCGGAAATGATGTAGTAATTGATAATGCGACGACTATCCGCTGGACGAAGTGCGCACTCGGAACGGCCGCGGATTGCAGTGGAACTCCGCAGCTCTATTCACAGGGCCAGGCGATGGGGGCCTGTGCAGCTTTAAATACGATGAATAGCGGAGCGGGTTATGCAGGGCGTACGAACTGGCGCCTGCCGTCTATCGAAGAACTTGAAAGCCTTCCGGACTTTGAGCGAACCCAGCCGCTTCTTCCGTCGGCTAACTTTCCGAACCTCACAAGCGGGCAGTACTGGTCGATGAGCGCCGTGGGGCCCACCAGCACGCTTGCCTGGAGCATGAACCTTTATACGGGAGAACAGAACCAGACGGGACGAGCAACGGCGCTTCCGGTTCGATGTCTCAGCGATGAAGCAGGGTTTGGGCCATACAATTCTGGCAGCATTACGAGCGGTGGAGGATACAGGTTAGACGAAGACGGGTTGTCCATCTCGTACTACAGGCTGGATCTCTTCCCGACCTACTATTTTTTAACATGCGCGCTCGGGTTCTCATCGGTTTACTCCGGCAGCTATCTCTGCGAGACGCCACAGACTATTGCGGGAGTGCATTCTGAGCGCGTTGCTGCATGCGCCGCTGTGTCAGGTCGAAGGGCTCCAGCCATAGACGAGCTCCTGTTGATACTCCGTCGTGAACTGCCCGCAACGGGCTACAGGGCTGCGGATTTTTACGGAGCCGGCGGCGATACCATCGTCTGGTCGTCTACGACTGCAGCGGGAAGCAAGGCCTATGCCGTTGATTTTCAGACCGGAGCAATCAAGCTTTTGCCGCAGGCTGAATCACACGCCATCCGTTGTTTGCGGACGGCTGCGCCGTTTTAA
- a CDS encoding HEAT repeat domain-containing protein translates to MPVLRHVGTPTLMLLLALTALQPGPVFPDPADPDGIEDEEPEEQPEKTLEKPGKQESPEKRKEALSLLKKRILYASSTDRRSAIRDLKRLKKDEQSDFYDDLVLIVKTDRDAAVRESALRFLAEGGVSTSKAKEAYIAGLDDTERNVRLEALKGIRKIELKEAGEKLAKLVSESELNENDSVIHAAIRTLGTLKYESPEFTKRLLDALDNPATEMESRRSILLYAGSIRAISMEEKLLAIVADTDADLVMRSYAANSLGKTAAKDGGKATGESRDRYLKAMQAVLDEIRNIRDSRQRARMNMLKQQAILAMIRMGDDSVKEELRAAAQDDDANTRFRAIRYIGELKLKEYRDLVEFKSKHDESPKVRKEAERVLKEL, encoded by the coding sequence ATGCCCGTATTACGTCACGTCGGAACTCCGACGCTTATGCTTTTGCTCGCCCTGACCGCTCTCCAACCCGGGCCTGTCTTCCCGGACCCGGCCGACCCCGACGGCATAGAAGACGAAGAGCCCGAAGAGCAGCCCGAGAAAACCCTCGAAAAGCCGGGAAAGCAGGAATCCCCTGAAAAGCGAAAAGAGGCGCTCTCCCTTTTAAAGAAACGCATCCTCTACGCTTCGAGCACTGATCGCCGTAGCGCTATCCGGGACCTCAAGCGCCTCAAGAAAGACGAGCAATCCGACTTTTACGACGATCTCGTTCTCATCGTGAAAACGGATCGCGATGCTGCCGTGCGCGAATCTGCGCTCCGCTTTCTGGCTGAAGGAGGCGTATCCACGTCAAAAGCGAAAGAGGCCTACATCGCCGGACTCGACGATACGGAGCGCAACGTTCGCCTCGAAGCGCTGAAAGGCATCCGCAAGATCGAGCTGAAAGAAGCCGGGGAAAAGCTGGCAAAGCTTGTGTCGGAGTCTGAGCTAAACGAGAACGACTCGGTGATTCACGCCGCTATTCGAACGCTCGGCACGCTGAAATACGAATCGCCCGAATTCACGAAGCGGTTGCTTGACGCTCTGGATAACCCCGCGACCGAAATGGAAAGCCGGCGCAGCATTTTGCTGTATGCAGGCTCGATCCGGGCGATCTCAATGGAAGAGAAGCTTCTTGCAATCGTCGCCGATACAGACGCCGATCTGGTCATGCGTTCCTATGCGGCTAACTCTCTCGGAAAGACGGCGGCAAAAGACGGCGGCAAGGCCACAGGCGAGAGCCGGGATCGATATCTGAAAGCGATGCAGGCCGTGCTCGACGAGATTCGCAACATTCGTGATTCGCGACAGCGTGCGCGCATGAACATGTTAAAACAGCAGGCCATTCTCGCCATGATACGCATGGGCGACGATTCCGTAAAAGAAGAGCTGCGGGCGGCCGCTCAGGACGACGATGCGAATACGCGCTTTCGCGCCATCCGCTATATAGGCGAGTTAAAGTTAAAAGAGTATCGCGATCTGGTCGAGTTCAAGTCAAAACACGATGAAAGCCCGAAGGTTCGCAAAGAGGCAGAGCGCGTTCTGAAAGAGCTGTGA
- a CDS encoding S8 family peptidase, protein MQATPDDALYADLSWPALIAAPAVWDQRSDCSSVVIAVIDSGIGLGHSEFAGRLWTNSGEIPDNGIDDDGNGFADDVHGWDFIEDDATPDDRYGHGTHVAGLIGAAGNNGDGVTGICWNARIMVLKVFDAAGLTTTDRVVRALDYAVENGASVINLSLGGTGGANGDLTYGALERARSSDVLVIAAAGNEGRDNDIEPFFPASYDLDNIIAVASSSSADGISSFSNYGAVSVDMAAPGESVLSTFPFLNGKTDFEAFDSIQDWRHVSASWRVEEVDAVDKRLCGLSDPSGAGSRYTANSDSMAFRQYDPEGEGPVRVSFLAKIDTEPLHDRFEVLWGTGSSAPQNLLTYATGPRFQTVGWIQYSFLIEESGPIQLGFRLKSNSSVEAEGVTVSALSLSRQNDVSAYKRMSGTSMATPLVAGAAALLRSADPSCPYLDIKNALLAGGRPAPAFAGKSGTGRILDLPGAAANGGTCLFP, encoded by the coding sequence ATGCAGGCCACACCGGATGATGCCCTGTATGCCGATCTTTCCTGGCCTGCATTGATTGCGGCGCCGGCAGTTTGGGATCAGAGATCTGACTGCTCCTCCGTCGTTATAGCCGTCATTGACTCGGGTATCGGGCTTGGTCACTCCGAATTTGCCGGGCGATTGTGGACCAACTCCGGTGAGATTCCCGATAACGGTATTGATGACGATGGAAACGGTTTTGCTGACGATGTGCACGGCTGGGATTTTATCGAAGACGATGCAACGCCGGATGATCGTTACGGTCACGGCACGCATGTGGCAGGACTGATCGGTGCGGCCGGCAATAACGGGGATGGCGTGACCGGAATTTGCTGGAATGCTCGCATCATGGTGTTGAAGGTTTTCGACGCAGCCGGGTTAACCACTACGGACCGCGTGGTTCGGGCTCTGGACTACGCCGTTGAAAACGGAGCATCGGTTATCAACCTCAGCCTCGGCGGTACAGGAGGAGCGAACGGCGATCTGACGTATGGGGCTCTTGAAAGGGCTCGATCGAGCGATGTACTCGTCATTGCCGCCGCAGGTAATGAGGGGCGGGATAACGACATCGAGCCCTTTTTTCCTGCATCTTATGATCTGGATAATATCATCGCCGTTGCCTCCAGTTCCAGTGCCGACGGTATTAGCTCTTTTTCGAACTATGGAGCTGTATCGGTCGATATGGCGGCTCCGGGCGAATCAGTCCTGTCCACCTTCCCCTTCCTGAACGGAAAAACGGATTTCGAGGCGTTTGACTCGATCCAGGATTGGCGTCACGTTTCTGCCTCGTGGCGAGTGGAAGAAGTGGATGCTGTAGACAAACGGCTCTGTGGACTCAGCGATCCTTCGGGAGCGGGCAGCAGATACACGGCAAACTCCGATTCCATGGCATTCCGTCAGTACGATCCTGAGGGAGAGGGGCCTGTTAGAGTTTCTTTTCTCGCAAAGATCGATACGGAGCCCCTACATGATCGTTTCGAAGTCCTCTGGGGAACAGGCTCTTCCGCTCCTCAGAATTTGCTGACCTATGCAACTGGCCCGCGATTCCAGACAGTCGGCTGGATCCAGTATTCTTTTCTCATTGAAGAGAGCGGTCCGATTCAGCTTGGCTTTCGCCTGAAGTCCAACAGCAGCGTTGAGGCTGAGGGAGTGACTGTTTCTGCCCTGTCTCTGAGCAGGCAGAATGATGTTTCCGCCTATAAAAGGATGTCTGGAACATCCATGGCCACACCGCTGGTTGCCGGTGCAGCTGCTCTATTGCGCAGCGCAGATCCGAGCTGCCCATACTTAGATATTAAGAACGCCCTCCTTGCCGGAGGTCGACCCGCCCCGGCCTTTGCCGGGAAGTCGGGTACAGGCCGCATCCTGGATCTGCCGGGTGCTGCGGCAAACGGGGGCACCTGCTTGTTTCCATGA
- a CDS encoding DUF1566 domain-containing protein has translation MQAEKVSLDSSGLEGLLLNGITLNANSSAGDTGGGGDGGGDGDGGGPTTPPVALTMTASTPASLSSQDLLLGRNGISITMSETLDDSVSPVVHLYIVRSGTAYELTGLNETVAVTGNSITVDPHLHVWPGIVRIRVVIEKASLRTVDGRSPASDISLEFTTADTSGLYRAPIPLTRTYTNSGGGTPYYSEPASGMYWMPCVQGRSGADCSSGVVQLFTFEQAQAACGALNAGSGYGGLKGWRVPTITELETLPDYGRVNPAISPTFPATWSLPHWTSSSRGADDAFAWTVDFHAGEVLLKNKAESFPVRCVLDQHGFHTDSVSHGFTWDTDEFGSTYLTDGYSSLPKFDMCPYGYSAGGLSCVGSGSELAAQATIRTACQAREPDFFQTQLASVNDMKYIMRRFNPSGMAPGLATGNSKIYWTDTRLVGNPSLGFAVNIATGEIFLVDVNTFNTGRCIVVAPIILG, from the coding sequence ATGCAGGCCGAGAAGGTCAGCCTCGATTCATCGGGCCTGGAAGGCCTTTTACTGAACGGGATTACTTTGAATGCAAATTCTTCAGCAGGTGATACCGGTGGAGGCGGAGATGGAGGCGGAGATGGGGATGGTGGGGGACCGACCACGCCGCCTGTGGCGCTGACGATGACGGCTTCGACACCAGCCTCGCTTTCGTCTCAGGATCTGCTTCTGGGCCGAAATGGCATTTCTATCACCATGAGCGAAACGCTCGACGATTCCGTTTCTCCGGTAGTGCACCTTTACATTGTTCGCTCGGGAACGGCCTATGAGCTGACCGGCTTGAATGAGACCGTTGCGGTAACCGGAAACTCTATCACTGTGGATCCTCATCTGCATGTCTGGCCCGGTATAGTTCGGATTCGTGTGGTCATAGAAAAGGCCAGTCTACGCACGGTCGACGGACGCTCGCCAGCTTCCGATATCAGCCTTGAATTCACTACGGCCGATACAAGTGGCCTCTACAGGGCTCCGATTCCGTTAACACGGACATACACGAACAGTGGCGGGGGCACACCTTACTATTCTGAGCCGGCCAGCGGGATGTACTGGATGCCCTGTGTGCAGGGGCGCAGCGGAGCCGATTGTTCAAGCGGTGTCGTTCAGCTCTTTACGTTTGAGCAGGCTCAAGCAGCCTGTGGAGCTCTGAATGCCGGTAGCGGGTACGGCGGCCTGAAAGGATGGCGTGTTCCGACAATAACCGAACTGGAAACCCTGCCCGATTACGGCAGAGTGAACCCGGCTATCAGTCCGACCTTCCCCGCAACGTGGTCTCTTCCTCATTGGACAAGCAGTTCCCGAGGGGCGGATGATGCCTTTGCCTGGACAGTAGATTTTCATGCAGGTGAAGTGCTTCTCAAAAATAAAGCCGAGAGCTTTCCTGTTCGATGCGTGCTGGATCAGCACGGATTCCATACAGACTCTGTGAGTCATGGGTTCACCTGGGATACGGATGAATTTGGAAGCACCTACTTGACGGACGGATACAGCTCTTTGCCGAAATTTGATATGTGTCCGTATGGATATTCTGCGGGCGGCCTTTCCTGCGTCGGTTCAGGAAGCGAGCTTGCCGCACAGGCCACGATCCGTACCGCCTGTCAGGCAAGAGAACCGGATTTTTTTCAGACTCAGCTCGCTTCGGTCAATGACATGAAATATATCATGCGACGGTTCAACCCGTCGGGTATGGCTCCGGGGCTTGCCACTGGAAACAGTAAAATCTACTGGACCGATACAAGGTTGGTGGGGAATCCATCACTGGGTTTCGCGGTAAACATCGCTACAGGCGAGATCTTCCTTGTAGATGTAAACACATTCAATACGGGGCGCTGCATCGTTGTTGCTCCGATTATTCTGGGTTAA